A part of Tigriopus californicus strain San Diego chromosome 10, Tcal_SD_v2.1, whole genome shotgun sequence genomic DNA contains:
- the LOC131889654 gene encoding piwi-like protein Ago3 — protein sequence MAGRGRGAAMLAKIRSLKQAQTEEEPPQSESPVSTTSNPLPEVTQSRPASGLSSSTPTTATTHSAPSTPTVGAPESGYVSDKAPGSDGSASLSVGRGRSALLAKLAAQKSSRSPTIPEVPDVVSPTVELHKVAQKPIESMSKQLEAMEVTQKPVIRRGTQGKSVPCGANYVSLRFPPGKGVFEYHVAFTPQLDSMYERRRALDALGRIKTFDGVKLFLPTELPDEVTVLKVTTQSGLEVKVTVSFKAKMNLGHKDCIFLYNVLMRRVMEQLKMCQINRNFYIPSLAKPFTQYDLEVWPGFETAIDEYEGGLKLQIDISHRVLRMETAYKVIKGIAQKGGNVKNDVEKALLGTTVLTRYNNKTYRIDDIDWNTNAQSTFTNSKGEEVSFLDYYKLQYGIEIKDKEQPLLVNIPKVKAHGEAKVTKMISLIPELCNLTGLTEGMRSNFNLMREMATHTRVDPSVRQKTLSDFVQKIRTTPEAQAILDNWGLEISPHTTKVEGRLLDPERLHFGRTKEMVGPTADWTRSATSTPVLTAVNVDQWDLVFPKTAAALVKKFAETMQIQGKRMGISVAMPRPQPLVNDRTETYLTAIRNAIDIGTNLVVCIFPQQRADRYAAVKKLCYIERPVASQVVLQKTISNEKRLASVVQKVALQINCKLGGELWACDTPFKNAMVVGIDVYHDPGQRNQSIAGVVTSINQRFSRWHSTTSFQRPHQELVDALKISFLSGLKAYHQENNQWPNQVIVFRDGVGDGQMEFTQKHEVRQLKECFAQCERGYNPDFVFVVVQKRINTRIFGVARTGKFENPAPGTVVDHTITRRNFYDFFLVSQKVGQGTVSPTHYVVIEEEKNDTMPPDVVQKLAYKLTHMYYNWPGTVRVPAACQYAHKLAAMAGEHLKKEPNPALADKLFYL from the exons atggcGGGTCGTGGCCGTGGTGCGGCCATGTTGGCCAAAATTCGCAGTTTAAAACAAGCCCAAACCGAAGAAGAGCCGCCTCAATCGGAAAGTCCAGTCTCCACGACCTCAAACCCACTGCCAGAGGTCACTCAATCGCGTCCGGCATCGGGCTTGTCCAGTTCGACTCCCACCACTGCCACCACTCATTCGGCTCCTTCCACGCCCACCGTGGGTGCGCCTGAGTCCGGATATGTGTCGGATAAGGCCCCTGGCTCCGACGGGTCGGCCTCGTTAAGTGTGGGCCGAGGGCGATCTGCCCTGTTGGCCAAATTAGCTGCCCAAAAGTCGTCTCGCAGTCCGACCATTCCAGA AGTTCCAGATGTAGTTTCTCCTACGGTGGAACTACACAAAGTCGCCCAGAAACCCATTGAGTCAATGTCCAAGCAACTTGAAGCCATGGAAGTGACTCAAAAGCCAGTTATCCGTCGAGGCACTCAAGGCAAGTCCGTTCCATGTGGAGCAAATTACGTGAGCCTACGTTTTCCACCTGGAAAGGGAGTGTTTGAGTACCACGTGGCCTTCACTCCCCAATTGGATTCTATGTATGAGAGAAGGAGAGCATTGGACGCTCTGGGACGCATCAAAACCTTTGATGGAGTCAAATTGTTTCTGCCTACGGAATTGCCGGATGAG GTCACTGTTCTGAAGGTCACGACCCAATCTGGCTTAGAGGTGAAGGTGACGGTCAGcttcaaggccaagatgaATTTGGGCCACAAGGATTGCATTTTCCTATATAACGTTCTAATGCGAAGGGTCATGGAACAGTTGAAGATGTGTCAAATCAATCGGAACTTTTACATTCCCTCCTTGGCCAAGCCATTTACGCAATATGA CTTGGAAGTTTGGCCTGGCTTCGAGACCGCAATTGACGAATATGAAGGAggcctaaaactgcaaatcGACATCAGTCATCGAGTTCTTAGAATGGAAACGGCCTACAAAGTTATCAAGGGAATAGCACAGAAAGGTGGCAACGTCAAGAATGACGTGGAAAAAGCTCTTCTGGGAACCACAGTCCTCACGAG GTACAACAATAAAACTTATCGGATTGACGACATCGATTGGAACACAAATGCTCAATCCACGTTCACCAATTCCAAAGGAGAAGAGGTGTCGTTCCTCGATTATTACAAGCTTCAGTATGGAATCGAAATCAAGGACAAAGAGCAGCCTCTCCTCGTGAACATTCCCAAAGTCAAGGCCCATGGAGAGGCGAAG GTCACCAAGATGATCAGTCTTATCCCAGAACTGTGTAACCTGACTGGTTTGACTGAAGGAATGCGAAGCAACTTCAACTTGATGCGAGAAATGGCCACGCACACTCGGGTGGATCCAAGTGTGAGACAAAAGACATTGTCTgactttgtccaaaaaatcCGGACGACCCCAGAAGCCCAAGCTATTCTGGATAACTGGGGATTAGAAATATCTCCTCATACGACAAAGGTTGAAG GACGACTTTTGGACCCTGAGCGACTCCATTTCGGGCGAACTAAGGAAATGGTTGGCCCAACTGCGGATTGGACCCGGTCCGCCACGTCCACGCCCGTTTTAACCGCAGTCAATGTGGATCAGTGGGATCTGGTGTTCCCCAAGACGGCCGCAGCTTTGGTCAAGAAATTTGCCGAAACCATGCAGATTCAAGGCAAACGGATGGGCATTTCCGTGGCCATGCCCAGACCTCAGCCTCTGGTGAATGATCGAACGGAAACCTACTTAACCGCCATTCGGAATGCCATCGATATTGGGACCAATCTTGTGGTTTGTATCTTCCCTCAACAAAGGGCTGACCGTTATGCGGCCGTGAAGAAACTGTGCTACATCGAGAGACCCGTGGCCAGTCAAGTGGTGCTTCAAAAAACCATCTCCAACGAGAAGCGATTGGCCTCCGTGGTGCAAAAAGTGGCTCTTCAGATTAATTGCAAACTGGGAGGAGAGCTGTGGGCCTGTGACACACCCTTCAAGAACGCAATGGTCGTGGGGATTGATGTGTATCACGACCCGGGACAAAGAAACCAATCCATCGCCGGTGTTGTCACATCTATCAATCAGCGATTCTCTCGCTGGCACTCGACCACGAGTTTTCAG CGTCCCCATCAAGAGCTTGTGGATGCCCTCAAGATCTCGTTCCTCTCGGGGTTGAAAGCCTATCACCAAGAGAACAATCAATGGCCCAACCAAGTGATCGTGTTCCGAGATGGTGTGGGTGACGGGCAAATGGAATTCACTCAGAAGCACGAGGTCCGACAATTGAAGGAATGTTTCGCCCAATGTGAGCGAGGGTACAATCCGGACTTTGTGTTCGTCGTGGTCCAAAAGCGAATCAACACTCGGATCTTTGGCGTGGCCCGAACAGGGAAATTCGAGAACCCTGCCCCTGGCACGGTGGTGGATCACACCATTACCCGACGAAATTTCTACGACTTTTTCTTGGTGTCTCAGAAGGTCGGTCAGGGCACCGTTTCGCCCACCCATTACGTTGTGatcgaggaagaaaaaaacgacACCATGCCTCCAGACGTCGTTCAGAAACTGGCGTACAAGCTCACGCACATGTACTACAATTGGCCGGGCACCGTGCGAGTTCCCGCCGCTTGTCAG TACGCTCACAAATTAGCTGCGATGGCTGGAGAGCACTTGAAGAAAGAACCCAATCCCGCTTTGGCGGATAAGCTCTTCTACCTCTAA
- the LOC131889656 gene encoding uncharacterized protein LOC131889656 translates to MGVKHTKSKDLLDGSEWLRSVVQHYQKRRHGVAGFESFAIEPVVTRPQLQSPCVKRRTAAKNDIVESSENGHKHGSGQRSRPGDPDDDHDDKNEENGKHEEDGVGGSAVSNSYHAKDVSSVSSGVRHMRVSISFRNGKNQSQKVNWIVKSAQGSIEAVDALLHEIKVYTTLLGDVHKFLNSHKNVRARYLLNIPDYVFQERRYEGGRVTRCHLVLEDISQTKRCSPIENLQWQQGLTMGQFKVFLGTLAQFHAVGVAWNLATKDDSTLDNYPFLHYDHINSISPAERERLFRMYERLLKWKESQNTHKSQKYSFKRRLKLFHELRHSSNDLLAINLQKDMCDPLGGLCLGNVLPYEVMFQYHKPVSSIFEFSKPTDLLANAASGGAHSTGPTAPVSATVSYDENGPICAAVNTCHRVYFGNLARELANLVFTAANPNVRRDYLIFMLQSYAFVLTSTLDLLDVAWSKHFKMSFPQFVRRFYDFVPQALLQSILIHMQLTNSAELDHLIFGKGKSPRNSAGNSGSGNLPTSADTNKSGSGKLENSAKLEECVPLTTERIEFLIRLTDLVHKPI, encoded by the exons ATGGGTGTGAAACATACGAAATCCAAGGATCTCCTGGATGGCTCCGAGTGGTTAAGATCGGTTGTGCAACATTACCAGAAACGCAGACATGGTGTGGCGGGATTCGAGTCGTTTGCCATCGAGCCCGTGGTGACACGGCCTCAACTCCAGAGCCCGTGTGTCAAACGGAGGACGGCCGCCAAGAATGACATTGTGGAGTCCAGTGAAAACGGCCATAAACATGGATCTGGTCAGAGGTCGAGACCTGGCGATCCAGACGACGATCACGACGACAAGAATGAAGAGAACGGCAAGCATGAAGAAGATGGGGTTGGCGGATCGGCGGTCTCGAATTCCTACCATGCCAAG GATGTGTCTTCTGTCTCATCGGGGGTCCGTCACATGAGGGTTTCTATATCTTTTCGAAACGGCAAAAATCAGTCCCAGAAGGTTAATTGGATTGTCAAATCAGCCCAAGGGAGTATCGAGGCCGTGGATGCACTCTTGCATGAAATTAAAGTATACACAACCTTGCTGGGTGACGTTCACAAATTCTTGAACTCCCACAAGAACGTTCGAGCGAGATACCTTCTGAACATTCCGGACTATGTGTTCCAAGAGCGGCGTTACGAAGGGGGACGGGTGACCCGATGTCATTTGGTCCTCGAGGACATATCCCAAACCAAACGATGCTCCCCGATCGAGAACCTTCAATGGCAGCAGGGACTGACCATGGGACAATTCAAGGTATTTCTCGGGACTCTGGCCCAATTCCACGCCGTGGGTGTGGCTTGGAACTTGGCCACTAAGGACGACTCCACCTTGGATAACTATCCTTTCCTGCATTACGATCACATCAACTCCATCTCCCCTGCGGAACGAGAACGACTTTTTCGCATGTACGAGCGACTCCTGAAGTGGAAGGAGTCTCAAAACACGCACAAGTCTCAAAAGTATTCCTTCAAAAGACGGCTGAAGTTGTTCCACGAGCTCCGCCATTCATCCAATGATCTCTTGGCCATCAACTTACAAAAAGACATGTGTGACCCTCTAGGAGGTTTGTGCCTTGGGAACGTCTTACCCTACGAAGTCATGTTCCAATATCATAAGCCGGTCTCATCCATTTTCGAGTTTTCCAAACCCACTGATCTCCTCGCCAATGCTGCCAGTGGTGGTGCTCACAGCACGGGACCCACGGCGCCCGTGAGTGCCACGGTCTCATACGACGAGAACGGGCCCATTTGTGCGGCTGTCAACACGTGCCATCGAGTTTATTTTGGAAATCTGGCCCGAGAACTGGCGAACCTGGTGTTCACAGCGGCGAATCCCAATGTGAGACGGGATTATCTCATTTTTATGCTCCAGAGCTATGCGTTCGTTTTGACCAGTACGTTGGATCTATTGGATGTGGCCTGGTCCAAGCACTTCAAGATGTCATTCCCTCAATTTGTCAGAAGATTTTATGATTTTGTGCCCCAG GCTCTCCTGCAATCCATCCTCATTCACATGCAACTCACGAACTCTGCCGAACTGGATCACTTAATCTTTGGAAAGGGGAAAAGTCCGCGGAATTCCGCCGGAAATTCCGGAAGTGGAAACTTGCCAACATCAGCTGACACTAATAAGAGCGGGAGCGGGAAACTTGAAAATTCGGCCAAACTGGAGGAATGTGTTCCCTTGACAACGGAGAGGATCGAGTTTCTGATTAGACTCACGGATTTGGTGCATAAACCCATTTAG